A window of Streptomyces sp. NBC_01689 genomic DNA:
GCGTGTCTGCGGGTAGCCGCGGCGGATGAGGGCGGCGCTCGGAGATCTCGAGGAGCGGTGGTGGGGACGCCCTTGATTTCCCGGCTTCGCCGATCTCGAGCCGGCGGCCCGGCATGATCCCGTTGTGTGCGGACGTCCGTGTCATTTCAGTCCGCGGAGCAGGCGTTCATGCAGGTGCATGCCGCATGGGCAGGGGGCCTTGACGATGAACGGGAGTTCGTCGCTATTTGGCGGACTGGTCAGCGGGAGGGGTCCAGGCGGGCAGCGGTTCCATCCAGAAGCGGGTCAGCTTCACCGAGCTGATCAGCCACGTGCCGTGGACTTTCTCGTAGGTCTCTCGGTATTGGCCGTATCCGTGGTGGCCTTCGATGCCCTTGGTGCCCGCCGGAATGTTCATGACGTCCTGCATGGACCAGATACCGGTCGCTGTGTGGGGTCCCGCTATGGTGATCTCTGGCATGTAGCCCGAGTGGGCCGTCGGTGCAGCACCGATGATGTCATGGATCACCTTCGCGAAGTCTCGCGGCGACTTGAACGCGGTGCCATCTGTGACGATCTTTGCGTGGGGGGTGAACAGCGATGCCAGCTGGTCGGTGTTCTTCTCGTCCACGAAGCGGAAGTAGCGGGACTTGAGCTGACGGATGTCCTCGATGTCGTCCAGGCGCTGGACCTTGGCCTCGAGTTGCGGGTAGGAGGTCCGCGACTGGTCGGTCGCGCTGGCGGACGAGGAAGTGAACGCTACGGTGGCGGCGCCGCCGCCGATCAGGAGTCCGGCCGCCAGTGCGGATCCGGTGATCCGCGAGCGCCAGACGGCGGATGTGCGGGTCCTCTGCTCGTTCATGATGTGGTTCCTTTTCGTTGCCGCAGGTGCGGGTGTCTCGCAGGGCTGGAGCGATGGCGAACGGTGCACATGGTGTGAGGATCAGTTGGTTGCGGATTCGGCGGGGCCTGTCCCTTCGCCGTGCAGTGGCGGGCGGGGCGCATGGCCGTCGCGCGGCGAAGGCACAGTGCGAGCGCGACTGCGTGGCGCTGGAAGGCCTAGTAGCCGGCGGTGAGTGCGCCGTCGATGGCGAGAGCCGCACCGGTGATGAACGGGCTTTCGTCGCTGAGCAGGAAGGTGGCGAAGGCGGCGATCTCCGCTTCGTCGGCGGCCCGCCCGGTCGGCTGCTGGTTGAGGAGGGCGCTTGCGGCTTCCGGGTTGCTGGCGGTGAAGCCCTGCCACAGGGGGGTGTTGACCAGCCCCGTCACCAGGGCATTGACGCGCACGCCTTCCTTGGCTGCGTCGAGTGCCGTGGAGCGGGTGAGGCCCACGACGCCGTGCTTGGCGGCCGCGTAGGCGGCGGCACCGGGATCGCCGACCACGCCGACCACGGACGCATTGTTGACGATGGAGCCGCCGCCGCTGGCCACGATCGCGGGGATCTGGTGCTTGAGGCTGTAGAACACGCTGGTCAGGTTGAGCGCGATGACACCGTCCCAGAAGGCCTTGTCGATGTCACGGATTGCTCCCTGGCTGTTGCCGCCGCCGGCGTTGTTGAAGGCACCGTGCAGGCCTCCGAACTCCTTGACGGCGACATCGACCAGGTGGGCGACCTCTTCCTCGACGGTCACGTCGGTGGGGACGAACAGGGCCGTGCCGCCCTCTGCGGTGATGTCGGCCACCGTGGCCTCGCCCCGTGCCTTGTCGCGGGCGCCGATGAGCACAGTCGCTCCCTCGGAGACGGCTCGCTTGGCGAAGGCCGAACCCATTCCGGAGGTACCTCCGGTGACGACGATGACCTTGGACTGCAGACGGTTGGACATGGGATTTCCTTTCGTTGCCCGGCGTGGAAGTGACTACTACGCCGGGACGATCAACGTGTGTTCGGTGATCGGAAGGGCCGTGCCGACCCTTGCGGTTCTGCGTTGCTGGTACTGCTTTCGGGCGTGACTGGGGAGTGTGCAGGGGAGGTTGAGAGCCTGATGCGGTCGCTCGGGGAAGGTCAGTGCGCTAGGACAGGCTCTTGCGCGGCTGTCGCTCCACTGGCAGCCACGCTGTGGTCCGGGCGTGGAGCGTTGACCGCGAAGAGGGAGATCAGCGCTGACAGAAGCAGGAATCCGAAGGCCCACCAGTACGCCGCGGTGAATCCGTGGACCAGTGCGACGTCGGCAACTGCCTGGCTGTGCCCGTGAGTGGCAAGGTAGGTGGTGGTGGAACTGGCGGCGATGGTGTTGAGGAGGGCGGTGCCGACGGAGCCGCCGACCTGCTGGGAGGTGCCGACCATCGCGGAGGCGACACCGGCGTCCTGGGGGTCGACGCCGTGGGTGCCCAGGCTCATGGCGGGCATGAAAGCGGTACCGATGCCGAGGCCTGTGATGATCTCGGCGACGGCCAGCAGGGCGTAGGAGCTGTCAGCCCGCAGCAGGGCGAGCAGGACGACGCCGACCGCTGTCACGAGGTAGCCGCCGGCCATCAGCAGACCGGGGCGCACCCTGCCTGACAGGCGGGTGCCAAGCACCATGGAACCGAAGGCCTGCGCGGCGCCCAGAGGTACGAACGCGACGCCGGTGATCACTGGGGAGTAGCCCTTGACCAACTGCAGGTAGTAGCTGAGGAACAAGAACATCCCGAACATGCTCATCACTGCGAGTCCCACCGAGAGGTAGGCGCCGGCCCGGTTGCGTTCAGTGAGAACGTGCAGCGGGAGCAGGGGTGACGTGATCTTCTTCTCTGTGATCAAGAAGGCCAGGATCAGAGCCACGGCTGCGACGAGCAGGGTGATGGTGAGGCTGGAGCCCCAGCCGCGGCTTTCGGCCTCGGAGAAGCCGAAGACCAGAGCCACCAGCCCGAAAGTGGCCAGGATCGCGCCGGGTATGTCGATGCGGGTGCGCTTGCCCTGGGTGGGAATGTCCTGCACGACAGTCATCGCGCCGATGATCCCGATGACGGCAATGGGGATGTTGACGAGCATCGACCAGCGCCAGTTCAGGTATTCAGTGAGCAGGCCGCCCAGCAGCAGGCCCAGTACGCCCCCGGCGGTGGCGATGGCACCGTAGATGCCGAAGGCCTTGGCCCGTTCCCTGGCGTCGGTGAAGGTCAGTGAGATCAGGGCGAGAGCGACAGGAGCCAGGAGCGCTCCGAAGACGCCCTGCCCGGCTCGGGCCACCAGAAGAACGCCTAGGTTGCTCGCGGCTCCGCCGAGCGCGGAGGCCAGGGCGAAGCCGATCAGCCCGATGGTGAAGGCCCTCTTGCGGCCGAGCAGGTCGCCCAGGCGCCCGCCGAGGATCAGCAGCCCGCCGAACGCCAGGCCGTAAGCGGTGATGACCCATTGGCGGCCGCCGTCGGAGAAGTGCAGGGCCTGCTGGGCGGACGGCAGTGCGATGTTCATGATCGCGCTGTCCAAAAAGACCATCAGTTGGGCAATGGAGATGAACGCAAGCGCGGCCCAGCGCCGGGGATGCGGGTGTGGGGTTGCGGCCATGGGAAAGGTGGCTCCTCGGAAACGGACGGGGGAGATCGGAGCTCCCAGACGATGCAGCCGCAGACGGCCTCGGCCCCGGCGGACGGTGGCCTGGCGGTCGGGCCGGTCATGAGATTGGGGATGACCAGGGGCCGACTCGCTCAGGGGACGCACCGCGCCTCTGTGCAGAAGACCACCCGCCAAGCGGACGATATCCATCCGCTTCTGCGAATGTACCACAAGAGGACAGTCATCGTCCGTTTAATGTCCGGCGATGGCCAACGACGTCGATTCGGAACTGCAGCCGAGCGGATCTGCATCCGTCCGCCACTCCGGCAGCCTGCTGGCGACCCCCCGAAAAAACGGGGCGCATAGAACCTCGGCCACCCGGTACGGAAGCCGCTGTGGCCCCGCAGTGATACGAGCCTTGACTGGCGCCGGGACAGCCTCGAATGCTGCGGGATGGCGCTGTCGCTGACACTGGTGCGACTGCGCAGCCGGCACCGCGCGGCCAGCTTGATGCGCGGCGCACGAATGAGCCTGCTGTCCGATGGCCCTGGCTGCGCCGTCGCCGGTGGCCGGCGTGGGGTGTCGTTGTACGGCTCGCGCCGGGGGATCATCGGCTCCCCCGCCCTCGGGGCACGCTTCGGTCGCAGGCCCCGTGCGCTGAGCGCAGTACGGGATGCGATGGCCGTGCAGCCGGGCGAAGCGCGTAGCGGCGATGGCAATCCTGTGTTCAGGACGGCCGGGCGCCCTCCGCTACGGCAAGCCCGTCATCATCGCCCCGCACGCCGTCATGTCGCCGACGGTCTTCGTGCGGATCACGCTGCGCCACGACACCCCGCGCCGCAGCCGTGACCGCTCGGGAACGTCACGCTGACGACGGGGGCGGCCGCCGATGCACCCCGACATGTCACTCCTCGCCGTCCTCCCCTGGAGAACGGGGTGCTCACAACAATGCACCGACGGCCAGTGTGAAGTCGTGTCCGAGACCGAGAATCGTCGTCAGCGCTCTTGCGCGCGTCAGGGGCGGACCTGGGGGCCCGGCCCTGTGAGCGGAGTGTGTGCGGGGGCGCGCATCCCGTCGAGCAGTAGTGTGATGACCCTGCGCCATCCGTCAGGGCCTGCGTCGACACCGAGGCAATGATCGGTATCCAGCGAGGCGCGTGAACAGATCATGATGTCCTGCCAGGTCACATCGTCACGCAGGACACCTGTAGCACGCACCCGGTCCGTCAGCTGGATGACGGCTTCCTGTACCGCGGCGGTTCGCTCCGCGAGCTCGGGCGAGGGCGGCCCCTCGCATGCTGCGGTGACCTCGGCCAGGCCGATGTTGTCGCGGTGCGCGCCTGCGAGCTGCATCACGAACTCGACCAGCCCGTCCCACGGGTCCTCTCGTTCCATGCATTCCCGCGCGAGAACGCACAGTTCGTCGTAGAAGCTGAGTACCACGGCGCCCAGCAGCGCCTCCTTGGTGCCGAAACGCCGGTAGAGGGTGCCGACACCCAGGCCGGCCGCCTTCGCGATGTCCAGGGCCGAAACCTCGAGCCCGCGAGCGGCGATCGCCTCCCGCGTCGCAACGATCAGCGCACACCGGTTACGCTGCGCATCTGCCCGAGCGACCGGTGCAGCGCCCAGACTGGGTGGCACCTGGATCTCGGTCTTCAACCGGCCGGATCGACGGACTATCTCCTTGCGATCACTCACCATGTGGCCTTTTCGTGCGTGCACAGCGCCTGCTTCGAGCAAGCGGGTGGGAATTCCCCGTCCGCAGACTAGCACAAGAGGACGGTAGTCGTCCGCTTACGCTCTGTCCGCATTTCTGCTGTGCAGGCCGCCACCCGCAGAGGTACCGGGCAGCATGTCGCCCGGCAGCGTCGGGGAGCCGCGGAACAGCTGAGTCTCCGCCGAGAACATCTCTGTCTGCTGCACCGCCGCGTCCACCCGCAGGACACTCTCGCGGTCTGGAACGACTGCAGGGTCGAATGCCGGCGCGCTGCTGATCGCGGTCCCGGCCGCACCGACGACAACGAAGGACAGCAGGGACAGCCCCACCGCGGCCGCCAGGGTCAGGGTGCGGTCCCTGAGGGTGCGGGGCAGCAGCAGCGAGAGGACCACGAGAACGAGGATGCAGGCCGTCGCTTCGGTCGAGTGGTGCAGCACCCGCGCGTAGTAGAAGCCCTCTCCCCCGAAGACGCCGGCGAGAGCCGCGGTCCCGGCGATGCGTCGCGCAGCGCTCGACCCGTTGCGGGACAAAAAACCTGCGACACCGAAAAGAGGACCTGCGACGCAGGCCGCGGCCGCCCAGAGGAGCGGCATGGTGAGGGCGCCGATGCCGTCTCGCCCGCAGGCTGCGTAGCCGTAGTAGCCGATGACCAGTCCGAGTTCGGTGAGCAGCCCTGTTCCTGCGGCGAGAACGGGGGTGGCCCGGTGGGCCAGGATCACGCCGGCGGCAAAAGCGGCGGCGGACCAGACAGCCCCCGAGTTCGGTATCTGGTTGAAGGAGCCGGGCAGCCAGCCCTGAGCGAGGTTGGTGAGCAGGCCGAGGACGAGGCCTGCGGCGAGCCCCGCAGCCGGTGCGCTGAGGGCTGGAATGCGCTTGTGCGTGCGAGAAGTCGGCGGCGTCGGCATGGTGTCCGTTCGGTAGGGGCGGGAAAGGCCCAGCGGGTGACGGGGTGCGGGACTGAAGCTTCCCCGTGTTCTTGGACACTTGATCTCTATGCTGCGAGGCCGTGTTGGTGCCGTTGCCGGGTCTCGGCTGGGGTGAGGTAGCCGAAGACCTTGTGCTTGCGCAGTCGGCGGCGGTTGTAGAACGTCTCGATGAAGTCGAAAACGTCGGCGCGGGCGGTGGCCCGGTCGGGCCAGACTCTGGTGCCGATCTCTTCCTTGAGCAGGGCCCAGAAACTCTCCGCGGCGGCGTTGTCGAAGCATGATCCGGTGCGTCCGCAGCTTTGCCGGAGGTTCAACTCGCTTATTTCATTGCGGAATTGGCTGCTGGTGTATTCGCTGCCGCGGTCCGAATGCGCTATGCAGCCGGGCCGGAGCCGCCCACGGCCGGCGGCCATCTTCAGGGCATCCACGACCAGGTCTGCGCGGTGGTGGTCGGCCATCGAGTAGCCGACGACCTCGCGGGTGGCCAGGTCCAGCCGGCAGGCGAGGTAGAGCCAGCCCTCGGCGGTTGGGAGGCAGGTGATGTCGCCGACCAGCTTCGTGCCGGGGATCTCGGCATGGAAATCGCGGCCGATCAGGTCCGGCGCCGGCTTCGCCTTCTTGTCCGGCCGGGTCAGCGACCGCTGCCTGCGGCGATGGGCTCCCTGGATACCGTGCTCGCGCATCAGGCGGGCGACCCGCTTGCGGTTCACGCGCCGCCCCAAACGCCGGAGTTCGGCATGGATGCGCGGGACGCTGTAGGTCTGGCGTGAGCCGACGTGGATGACGGTGATCTCGTGTACCAGGGCCTCGTCGGCGGCCTTGCGGACCGTTCGGGTCCTGGCCGCGGCGAGCCAGACGTAGAAGGAGGAGCGGGCAACCTTCAGCAGCCTGCAGAGGAAAGCGACGCCGTGGGTGGTCTTCTCCGCCTCGATGAACGCGTACGTGTCGTTCACCGATCGCTCTCCTTCGCGAAGAAGACCGCGGCTTTTCGCAGCACCTCGATCGTCTTGGCCTGTTCGATGTTCTGCCGACGCAGTCGCCTGAGCTCCTCACGCTCGGCCGTGGTGAGATCACCCGGGGCTCCCTCGCCCTGGTCTGCCTTGGCCTGGCGGTACCAGCCGCGCAGGGACTCGGAGCTGATGCCGAGATCCCGGGCGACCGCCGTGACCGTCTTGCCCGAAGAGTCGACGAGCGCGATCGCGTCCCGCTTGAACTCCTCGGTGTACCGCTTCGTGTATTTGCTTCCCACCTGGCGCTACTTCCTCTGGAACCTCAGGTCCCAGTCTCCAGGTGTCCACGATCAAGGGGAAGGTTCAGCCGTAGACCGCCACACCTAACAATCCAGCCAACACCAAGGAGTGAAAACCGATCCGGCTGATTGGCTCCTCCCGCGCACGCAGGGATGATCCCAACAACGAGATCGCCGTTCCGTCGATCACTCGCTGCTCCCCGCGCACGCGGGGATGGTCCCGGCGTGCCCACGGCCGGGAACGCGGACACCTTCTGCTCCCCGCGCACGCGGGGATAGTCCCTTGTGGAGGCCGATGAACGATGCGGCCCAGCCCTGCTCCCGCGTACGCGCGGATGGTCCCTGGCTTCTGCACCTGTCCACATGGGACGAGACCTGCTCCCCGCGCACGCGGGGATGGTCCCAGAGGGACTTCACGGTCTCGAGGCCAGAAGCGCTGCTCCCCGCGCACGCGGGGATGGTCCCGGGCACGTATTCCAGCCTAACGGCCGTCCGGTCTGCTCCCCGCGCACGCCGGGATGGTCCCGACAACGCCGCCGACGCCGTCGCACTGATGGCCTGCTCCCTGCGCACGCGGGGATGGTCTCTACTAGGCCAACGGTTCGGTCTTGGAGTTCTTCTGTTCCCCGTGCACGCGGGGACGGGGACAACTAGCTACAACGCTAGCTGCTCTCCGCGCAGGCGAGGATGGTCCCCAAATGATCAAGATGGTGGATGCGGTGGGAGCTGGAGCTTGCACTGGCTGTGGTCAACCGCGACCTGATGGCGACCCAGGCAGGCCGAACGTGCCGCCCTGGCGGTGCCCGCTGTCGGGGAGCCTGCGGCCTGGGCTGTCGACCTACACCGACGCGGACGCCCTCTCGGCCCGCAACCTGGTGGCCGTGCTGTGATGACTCGGGCCGGGAGGGGCGGCCTGCGTGAACGTGTAGCAGGCCAGGCCGCGTCCGCCGGACGTGGAGGTCCGGCCGAAGGAACCAGCCTTGTGGGGGCGGCTGTAACGCCTGTGGTGGCAAGCCCGGGCCGCGGATCTCCGCCACGAGGTCGGTAAGGAGCAGGCGGAGGGGATGACGTCGCGTCTGCCGGGACGCGTCGCTCCGGTGGTGACGCTCCGCAGGCCCTGACCGGCCAGGCCCGGGTAGGGTCCGCAGAACAGCGATGGTATGAGGCGGGGTTCTGGGAATGGTTCGGGTTGCGGTGCTCTCCGCGGGGTCGTGGGGCACGGCCATGGCCAAGGTGTTCGCGGACGCCGGCAGCGACGTGACGGTCCACGCGCGGCGGCCGGAAGTCGCCGACGCAATCAACCATCAGTGCGAGAACCCCGCTTATCTGCCCGGTGTGACGCTCCCGGACCGGCTGCGCGCGACGACCAGCGCACCGGAGGCCCTGGAGGGTGCGGCGCACGTGGTCCTGTCGATCCCGGCGCAGACGCTCCGGACGAACCTGGCCGCGTGGACTCCGCACATCGGTGCGGACGCGGTGGTTGTCAGCCTGATGAAGGGCGTTGAGACCCACAGCGGTCTGCGGATGACGCAGGTGATCCACGATGTCACCGGCATCGGCCCGGAGCGGGTCGCGATCCTGTCCGGCCCGAACCTCGCCCGGGAGGTCGCCGCCCAGCAGCCGGCGGCGGCCGTCATCGCGTGCCCCGACGAGAGCGCCGCGGCCGCGTTGCAGCAGGCGTGCCACACGCACTACTTCCGTCCGTACACGGGCACGGACGTGGTGGGGTGCGAGCTCGGCGGCGCGGTGAAGAACGTGATCGCGCTCGCGGTCGGCCTCGCGACCGGCCTCGGCCTCGGCGACAACGCCCGCGCGCTGCTCATCACTCGGGGGCTCGCGGAGACCGCGCGGCTGGGCGCGGCGATGGGCGCGGACCCGTTGA
This region includes:
- a CDS encoding nuclear transport factor 2 family protein, translated to MNEQRTRTSAVWRSRITGSALAAGLLIGGGAATVAFTSSSASATDQSRTSYPQLEAKVQRLDDIEDIRQLKSRYFRFVDEKNTDQLASLFTPHAKIVTDGTAFKSPRDFAKVIHDIIGAAPTAHSGYMPEITIAGPHTATGIWSMQDVMNIPAGTKGIEGHHGYGQYRETYEKVHGTWLISSVKLTRFWMEPLPAWTPPADQSAK
- a CDS encoding SDR family NAD(P)-dependent oxidoreductase, with the translated sequence MSNRLQSKVIVVTGGTSGMGSAFAKRAVSEGATVLIGARDKARGEATVADITAEGGTALFVPTDVTVEEEVAHLVDVAVKEFGGLHGAFNNAGGGNSQGAIRDIDKAFWDGVIALNLTSVFYSLKHQIPAIVASGGGSIVNNASVVGVVGDPGAAAYAAAKHGVVGLTRSTALDAAKEGVRVNALVTGLVNTPLWQGFTASNPEAASALLNQQPTGRAADEAEIAAFATFLLSDESPFITGAALAIDGALTAGY
- a CDS encoding MFS transporter, with amino-acid sequence MAATPHPHPRRWAALAFISIAQLMVFLDSAIMNIALPSAQQALHFSDGGRQWVITAYGLAFGGLLILGGRLGDLLGRKRAFTIGLIGFALASALGGAASNLGVLLVARAGQGVFGALLAPVALALISLTFTDARERAKAFGIYGAIATAGGVLGLLLGGLLTEYLNWRWSMLVNIPIAVIGIIGAMTVVQDIPTQGKRTRIDIPGAILATFGLVALVFGFSEAESRGWGSSLTITLLVAAVALILAFLITEKKITSPLLPLHVLTERNRAGAYLSVGLAVMSMFGMFLFLSYYLQLVKGYSPVITGVAFVPLGAAQAFGSMVLGTRLSGRVRPGLLMAGGYLVTAVGVVLLALLRADSSYALLAVAEIITGLGIGTAFMPAMSLGTHGVDPQDAGVASAMVGTSQQVGGSVGTALLNTIAASSTTTYLATHGHSQAVADVALVHGFTAAYWWAFGFLLLSALISLFAVNAPRPDHSVAASGATAAQEPVLAH
- a CDS encoding TetR/AcrR family transcriptional regulator yields the protein MLEAGAVHARKGHMVSDRKEIVRRSGRLKTEIQVPPSLGAAPVARADAQRNRCALIVATREAIAARGLEVSALDIAKAAGLGVGTLYRRFGTKEALLGAVVLSFYDELCVLARECMEREDPWDGLVEFVMQLAGAHRDNIGLAEVTAACEGPPSPELAERTAAVQEAVIQLTDRVRATGVLRDDVTWQDIMICSRASLDTDHCLGVDAGPDGWRRVITLLLDGMRAPAHTPLTGPGPQVRP
- a CDS encoding DUF6518 family protein, with translation MPTPPTSRTHKRIPALSAPAAGLAAGLVLGLLTNLAQGWLPGSFNQIPNSGAVWSAAAFAAGVILAHRATPVLAAGTGLLTELGLVIGYYGYAACGRDGIGALTMPLLWAAAACVAGPLFGVAGFLSRNGSSAARRIAGTAALAGVFGGEGFYYARVLHHSTEATACILVLVVLSLLLPRTLRDRTLTLAAAVGLSLLSFVVVGAAGTAISSAPAFDPAVVPDRESVLRVDAAVQQTEMFSAETQLFRGSPTLPGDMLPGTSAGGGLHSRNADRA
- a CDS encoding IS3 family transposase — protein: MNDTYAFIEAEKTTHGVAFLCRLLKVARSSFYVWLAAARTRTVRKAADEALVHEITVIHVGSRQTYSVPRIHAELRRLGRRVNRKRVARLMREHGIQGAHRRRQRSLTRPDKKAKPAPDLIGRDFHAEIPGTKLVGDITCLPTAEGWLYLACRLDLATREVVGYSMADHHRADLVVDALKMAAGRGRLRPGCIAHSDRGSEYTSSQFRNEISELNLRQSCGRTGSCFDNAAAESFWALLKEEIGTRVWPDRATARADVFDFIETFYNRRRLRKHKVFGYLTPAETRQRHQHGLAA
- a CDS encoding transposase, whose protein sequence is MGSKYTKRYTEEFKRDAIALVDSSGKTVTAVARDLGISSESLRGWYRQAKADQGEGAPGDLTTAEREELRRLRRQNIEQAKTIEVLRKAAVFFAKESDR
- a CDS encoding NAD(P)H-dependent glycerol-3-phosphate dehydrogenase, with amino-acid sequence MVRVAVLSAGSWGTAMAKVFADAGSDVTVHARRPEVADAINHQCENPAYLPGVTLPDRLRATTSAPEALEGAAHVVLSIPAQTLRTNLAAWTPHIGADAVVVSLMKGVETHSGLRMTQVIHDVTGIGPERVAILSGPNLAREVAAQQPAAAVIACPDESAAAALQQACHTHYFRPYTGTDVVGCELGGAVKNVIALAVGLATGLGLGDNARALLITRGLAETARLGAAMGADPLTFAGLAGAGDLIATCSSPLSRNRTFGEHLGRGLTVDEATVATKQTAEGVMSCRAVLDLAAAHRVEMPITEVVSAVIAGAVSVPDAAAALMSRTPKSERYDV